The Mauremys reevesii isolate NIE-2019 linkage group 1, ASM1616193v1, whole genome shotgun sequence genome has a segment encoding these proteins:
- the LOC120388371 gene encoding toll-like receptor 8 isoform X1, producing MWQSLLQALSPLEQRWYLNWGAREESPTSQVNMATVPQNLFFLLLLIQPEFGLSTRHQWVSKDLPCKIKAKQNSSSILLDCSKQKLRAVPQEIYINVTGLILSFNWIEEISKEDFQNFKDLIFFKLNWNWHVKPKESIFDLSPKPLQILDATFSNLRHLKELHLNGNQLIRVPAGISPSITSLSLKSNNIVTISKNTFKELTKLKELYMDQNCYYGNVCEKPFNMEEGAFSALTSLTVLSLSYNNLTRVPPKLPVSLQELYLSHNKIKNISQDDFKKLVHLEVLDLSGNCPKCFNTPFPCEPCTGNAAIQIHPLAFQNLKKLKTLVLSSTSLTSVPAIWFQNMPELEVLHLASNFLMSAIATGEFLRNLSSLEELDLSFNYQQQIYSRYLTLSPYFSSLVSLKRLYIKGYVFKELDKLHLEPLFPLRKLNVLDLGLNVIKRVDMSVFQAFRNLTEIYLKENKIFPQTTESFLKSFKKEDYLINYHQTFVWKQKLNPPAIYSDKKKQSYYFLKQLCTSYGTALDLSLNNIFFINPYQFKGFGDIACLNLSSNALGQAFNGTELIYLPNLKYLDLSRNKLDLTSYSAFKELPNLEVLDLSYNKHYFLVTGFAHQLPFTENLPNLKILNLSWNDISALTTFELRSDSLQKLDFKGNHLDNLWKNGETNHIQLFKHLKKLTHLDISYNRLRNIPTKAFQNLPQSLTKLYINNNKLHTLSWENLRYFKSLKLLDLSQNKLKAVDIQYNYTQSLQTLLLRENKISSIVVGLSERVSSLLYLDLSYNQLQVLNQSTFLSGLIQHLKVLKLKGNPFDCTCKNNNFIRWIQKTKIPISQVARNVICMNPEDQRQHSILLIDLHACILDSVAAILFYISFFTIISIMIIAVTKHLFYWDIWYTYRSCMAKIKGYKNIATDKALYDAYIAYDTQDATVTDWVINELRFRLEENGDRHVLLCLEERDWEPGKAVIDNLAQSIHYSRKTIFVLTERYVKNWNFKTAFYIALQRLMDENADVIVFILLEPVLQHSQYLRLRRRICKSSILDWPKNPHAEGLFWQRLKSAVLTDNSIRDDGVYSI from the coding sequence GTAAATATGGCTACCGTGCCCCAAAACCTGTTCTTCTTACTCCTCCTGATTCAACCTGAGTTTGGTCTCTCCACTCGTCATCAATGGGTTTCGAAGGACCTACCttgtaaaataaaagcaaaacagaaCAGCTCCTCGATTCTCCTTGATTGTAGTAAACAAAAGCTGAGAGCAGTCCCTCAGGAAATATATATAAATGTTACTGGCTTGATTTTGTCTTTCAACTGGATTGAAGAGATTTCTAAAGAGGATTTTCAGAACTTTAAGGaccttatattttttaaattaaactggaACTGGCATGTTAAGCCAAAAGAATCTATTTTTGATTTGTCTCCAAAACCTTTACAAATACTAGATGCAACTTTTTCAAACTTAAGACATTTAAAGGAATTACATCTTAATGGCAATCAGCTAATCAGAGTGCCTGCAGGGATTTCACCTAGCATTACTTCACTAAGTCTAAAGTCCAATAACATTGTTACTATTAGCAAgaacaccttcaaagaactcacAAAATTGAAGGAACTCTATATGGACCAGAACTGTTACTATGGTAATGTCTGTGAAAAGCCTTTCAACATGGAAGAAGGGGCTTTTTCAGCCCTTACCAGTTTGACTGTGCTGTCACTTTCCTACAACAACTTGACCCGGGTGCCACCCAAACTGCCTGTGTCACTACAAGAACTTTATTTGAGTCATAACAAGATAAAGAACATCAGTCAAGATGATTTTAAGAAACTAGTTCATCTAGAAGTTCTTGATTTAAGTGGGAACTGTCCAAAATGCTTCAATACACCTTTTCCATGTGAACCTTGCACTGGAAACGCCGCCATTCAAATACATCCTCTGGCTTTCCAGAATCTTAAGAAATTAAAGACTTTGGTTCTATCCAGCACATCACTCACTAGTGTACCCGCTATTTGGTTTCAAAACATGCCAGAGCTAGAGGTGCTGCACCTTGCATCTAACTTCTTAATGAGCGCAATAGCTACTGGAGAATTCTTACGGAATTTATCTTCTTTAGAGGAACTTGACCTATCGTTCAACTACCAGCAACAAATATACTCACGCTATCTAACCCTCTCACCGTACTTTTCCTCCTTAGTATCTCTAAAACGATTATATATTAAAGGTTATGTCTTCAAAGAATTAGATAAACTCCACTTGGAACCTTTGTTTCCTCTGAGAAAGCTAAATGTCCTGGACCTTGGGTTAAATGTTATTAAAAGAGTTGATATGTCTGTCTTTCAGGCTTTTAGGAACCTCACCGAAATATacttgaaagaaaacaaaatattcccACAAACAAcagaaagttttttaaaatcatttaagAAAGAGGATTATTTGATCAATTATCATCAGACCTTCGTGTGGAAACAGAAGTTGAACCCTCCTGCCATATATTCTGATAAAAAAAAGCAATCATATTACTTCCTTAAACAGCTTTGTACCTCATATGGTACAGCCTTGGATTTGAGTTTaaacaatattttcttcattaaccCATATCAGTTTAAAGGCTTTGGCGATATAGCTTGTTTGAATTTGTCTTCAAATGCCCTGGGCCAGGCTTTCAATGGCACTGAATTAATCTATTTACCTAATCTCAAATATTTAGATCTCTCACGTAATAAACTGGATTTGACCAGTTACTCTGCATTTAAAGAACTACCTAACCTAGAGGTATTGGACCTTAGCTATAACAAGCACTATTTTCTAGTGACAGGTTTTGCACATCAGCTACCATTTACTGAAAACCTTCCTAACTTAAAAATTTTAAACTTAAGCTGGAATGACATTTCTGCACTAACAACATTTGAACTAAGGAGCGACTCCCTTCAAAAACTAGACTTCAAAGGAAACCACCTCGACAACTTATGGAAAAATGGAGAAACGAATCACATACAATTGTTTAAGCATCTAAAAAAGCTGACACATCTTGACATCTCATACAACAGACTTCGAAATATCCCCACTAAGGCTTTCCAAAATCTGCCTCAGAGCTTAACTAAATTGTATATAAATAACAACAAACTACATACCCTTAGCTGGGAAAATCTTAGATACTTTAAATCTCTGAAGTTGCTTGACTTAAGTCAGAACAAACTGAAGGCTGTTGATATTCAGTACAACTACACACAGTCCCTCCAGACTCTGCTGCTGAGGGAGAACAAGATTTCCAGTATTGTTGTTGGGTTGTCTGAGAGAGTCAGCAGCCTCCTGTACCTGGATTTGAGTTACAACCAACTGCAAGTCTTAAATCAGTCAACTTTCTTATCAGGACTTATACAACATTTGaaggttttaaaattaaaagggaaCCCGTTTGATTGCACCTGCAAAAACAACAACTTCATAAGGTGGATTCAGAAAACCAAAATTCCGATCTCACAAGTAGCAAGAAATGTCATTTGCATGAATCCTGAGGACCAAAGACAGCACAGCATTCTCTTGATTGACCTGCATGCTTGCATTCTGGATAGTGTTGCAgcaatattattttatatttctttCTTCACTATTATTAGCATTATGATAATAGCAGTtactaaacatttattttattggGATATCTGGTATACTTATCGTTCTTGTATGGCAAAAATAAAAGGATACAAGAATATAGCCACAGACAAAGCTCTCTATGATGCTTACATAGCCTATGATACTCAGGATGCGACAGTAACTGACTGGGTAATAAATGAGCTACGATTTCGACTAGAGGAAAATGGAGACAGGCACGTTCTGCTTTGTTTGGAGGAAAGGGACTGGGAGCCGGGAAAGGCTGTCATTGACAACCTTGCACAGAGCATCCATTACAGCAGAAAGACGATATTTGTTCTAACCGAAAGATATGTGAAAAACTGGAACTTTAAAACCGCTTTTTATATCGCTCTGCAGAGGCTCATGGATGAGAATGCAGATGTGATTGTGTTTATTCTACTGGAGCCGGTGCTACAGCATTCCCAGTACCTGAGGCTGAGAAGGAGGATCTGCAAGAGCTCTATTCTTGACTGGCCTAAGAATCCGCACGCTGAAGGCCTTTTCTGGCAAAGACTAAAAAGTGCAGTGCTAACTGATAACAGCATTCGAGATGATGGGGTGTACAGTATATAG
- the LOC120388371 gene encoding toll-like receptor 8 isoform X2, producing the protein MATVPQNLFFLLLLIQPEFGLSTRHQWVSKDLPCKIKAKQNSSSILLDCSKQKLRAVPQEIYINVTGLILSFNWIEEISKEDFQNFKDLIFFKLNWNWHVKPKESIFDLSPKPLQILDATFSNLRHLKELHLNGNQLIRVPAGISPSITSLSLKSNNIVTISKNTFKELTKLKELYMDQNCYYGNVCEKPFNMEEGAFSALTSLTVLSLSYNNLTRVPPKLPVSLQELYLSHNKIKNISQDDFKKLVHLEVLDLSGNCPKCFNTPFPCEPCTGNAAIQIHPLAFQNLKKLKTLVLSSTSLTSVPAIWFQNMPELEVLHLASNFLMSAIATGEFLRNLSSLEELDLSFNYQQQIYSRYLTLSPYFSSLVSLKRLYIKGYVFKELDKLHLEPLFPLRKLNVLDLGLNVIKRVDMSVFQAFRNLTEIYLKENKIFPQTTESFLKSFKKEDYLINYHQTFVWKQKLNPPAIYSDKKKQSYYFLKQLCTSYGTALDLSLNNIFFINPYQFKGFGDIACLNLSSNALGQAFNGTELIYLPNLKYLDLSRNKLDLTSYSAFKELPNLEVLDLSYNKHYFLVTGFAHQLPFTENLPNLKILNLSWNDISALTTFELRSDSLQKLDFKGNHLDNLWKNGETNHIQLFKHLKKLTHLDISYNRLRNIPTKAFQNLPQSLTKLYINNNKLHTLSWENLRYFKSLKLLDLSQNKLKAVDIQYNYTQSLQTLLLRENKISSIVVGLSERVSSLLYLDLSYNQLQVLNQSTFLSGLIQHLKVLKLKGNPFDCTCKNNNFIRWIQKTKIPISQVARNVICMNPEDQRQHSILLIDLHACILDSVAAILFYISFFTIISIMIIAVTKHLFYWDIWYTYRSCMAKIKGYKNIATDKALYDAYIAYDTQDATVTDWVINELRFRLEENGDRHVLLCLEERDWEPGKAVIDNLAQSIHYSRKTIFVLTERYVKNWNFKTAFYIALQRLMDENADVIVFILLEPVLQHSQYLRLRRRICKSSILDWPKNPHAEGLFWQRLKSAVLTDNSIRDDGVYSI; encoded by the coding sequence ATGGCTACCGTGCCCCAAAACCTGTTCTTCTTACTCCTCCTGATTCAACCTGAGTTTGGTCTCTCCACTCGTCATCAATGGGTTTCGAAGGACCTACCttgtaaaataaaagcaaaacagaaCAGCTCCTCGATTCTCCTTGATTGTAGTAAACAAAAGCTGAGAGCAGTCCCTCAGGAAATATATATAAATGTTACTGGCTTGATTTTGTCTTTCAACTGGATTGAAGAGATTTCTAAAGAGGATTTTCAGAACTTTAAGGaccttatattttttaaattaaactggaACTGGCATGTTAAGCCAAAAGAATCTATTTTTGATTTGTCTCCAAAACCTTTACAAATACTAGATGCAACTTTTTCAAACTTAAGACATTTAAAGGAATTACATCTTAATGGCAATCAGCTAATCAGAGTGCCTGCAGGGATTTCACCTAGCATTACTTCACTAAGTCTAAAGTCCAATAACATTGTTACTATTAGCAAgaacaccttcaaagaactcacAAAATTGAAGGAACTCTATATGGACCAGAACTGTTACTATGGTAATGTCTGTGAAAAGCCTTTCAACATGGAAGAAGGGGCTTTTTCAGCCCTTACCAGTTTGACTGTGCTGTCACTTTCCTACAACAACTTGACCCGGGTGCCACCCAAACTGCCTGTGTCACTACAAGAACTTTATTTGAGTCATAACAAGATAAAGAACATCAGTCAAGATGATTTTAAGAAACTAGTTCATCTAGAAGTTCTTGATTTAAGTGGGAACTGTCCAAAATGCTTCAATACACCTTTTCCATGTGAACCTTGCACTGGAAACGCCGCCATTCAAATACATCCTCTGGCTTTCCAGAATCTTAAGAAATTAAAGACTTTGGTTCTATCCAGCACATCACTCACTAGTGTACCCGCTATTTGGTTTCAAAACATGCCAGAGCTAGAGGTGCTGCACCTTGCATCTAACTTCTTAATGAGCGCAATAGCTACTGGAGAATTCTTACGGAATTTATCTTCTTTAGAGGAACTTGACCTATCGTTCAACTACCAGCAACAAATATACTCACGCTATCTAACCCTCTCACCGTACTTTTCCTCCTTAGTATCTCTAAAACGATTATATATTAAAGGTTATGTCTTCAAAGAATTAGATAAACTCCACTTGGAACCTTTGTTTCCTCTGAGAAAGCTAAATGTCCTGGACCTTGGGTTAAATGTTATTAAAAGAGTTGATATGTCTGTCTTTCAGGCTTTTAGGAACCTCACCGAAATATacttgaaagaaaacaaaatattcccACAAACAAcagaaagttttttaaaatcatttaagAAAGAGGATTATTTGATCAATTATCATCAGACCTTCGTGTGGAAACAGAAGTTGAACCCTCCTGCCATATATTCTGATAAAAAAAAGCAATCATATTACTTCCTTAAACAGCTTTGTACCTCATATGGTACAGCCTTGGATTTGAGTTTaaacaatattttcttcattaaccCATATCAGTTTAAAGGCTTTGGCGATATAGCTTGTTTGAATTTGTCTTCAAATGCCCTGGGCCAGGCTTTCAATGGCACTGAATTAATCTATTTACCTAATCTCAAATATTTAGATCTCTCACGTAATAAACTGGATTTGACCAGTTACTCTGCATTTAAAGAACTACCTAACCTAGAGGTATTGGACCTTAGCTATAACAAGCACTATTTTCTAGTGACAGGTTTTGCACATCAGCTACCATTTACTGAAAACCTTCCTAACTTAAAAATTTTAAACTTAAGCTGGAATGACATTTCTGCACTAACAACATTTGAACTAAGGAGCGACTCCCTTCAAAAACTAGACTTCAAAGGAAACCACCTCGACAACTTATGGAAAAATGGAGAAACGAATCACATACAATTGTTTAAGCATCTAAAAAAGCTGACACATCTTGACATCTCATACAACAGACTTCGAAATATCCCCACTAAGGCTTTCCAAAATCTGCCTCAGAGCTTAACTAAATTGTATATAAATAACAACAAACTACATACCCTTAGCTGGGAAAATCTTAGATACTTTAAATCTCTGAAGTTGCTTGACTTAAGTCAGAACAAACTGAAGGCTGTTGATATTCAGTACAACTACACACAGTCCCTCCAGACTCTGCTGCTGAGGGAGAACAAGATTTCCAGTATTGTTGTTGGGTTGTCTGAGAGAGTCAGCAGCCTCCTGTACCTGGATTTGAGTTACAACCAACTGCAAGTCTTAAATCAGTCAACTTTCTTATCAGGACTTATACAACATTTGaaggttttaaaattaaaagggaaCCCGTTTGATTGCACCTGCAAAAACAACAACTTCATAAGGTGGATTCAGAAAACCAAAATTCCGATCTCACAAGTAGCAAGAAATGTCATTTGCATGAATCCTGAGGACCAAAGACAGCACAGCATTCTCTTGATTGACCTGCATGCTTGCATTCTGGATAGTGTTGCAgcaatattattttatatttctttCTTCACTATTATTAGCATTATGATAATAGCAGTtactaaacatttattttattggGATATCTGGTATACTTATCGTTCTTGTATGGCAAAAATAAAAGGATACAAGAATATAGCCACAGACAAAGCTCTCTATGATGCTTACATAGCCTATGATACTCAGGATGCGACAGTAACTGACTGGGTAATAAATGAGCTACGATTTCGACTAGAGGAAAATGGAGACAGGCACGTTCTGCTTTGTTTGGAGGAAAGGGACTGGGAGCCGGGAAAGGCTGTCATTGACAACCTTGCACAGAGCATCCATTACAGCAGAAAGACGATATTTGTTCTAACCGAAAGATATGTGAAAAACTGGAACTTTAAAACCGCTTTTTATATCGCTCTGCAGAGGCTCATGGATGAGAATGCAGATGTGATTGTGTTTATTCTACTGGAGCCGGTGCTACAGCATTCCCAGTACCTGAGGCTGAGAAGGAGGATCTGCAAGAGCTCTATTCTTGACTGGCCTAAGAATCCGCACGCTGAAGGCCTTTTCTGGCAAAGACTAAAAAGTGCAGTGCTAACTGATAACAGCATTCGAGATGATGGGGTGTACAGTATATAG
- the TLR8 gene encoding toll-like receptor 8: MNPTISNLIWLLLLAYGTSEILAETKYPRTLPCDVSVNNSSVIFDCSARQLRSVPAAMHGNVTELKLSDNLIKEVFKEAFQGLNNLMKIDLNRNQYSKAEEEAHDLCKKGMVIENGAFANLTKLRELLADENHLCKIPVGMPLSLTSLSLRYNNMLSVCRQHFSELTQLKELYMDGNCYYGNPCEKPFLADNGAFSDLTILTILSLAFNNLTRVPSKLPSSLRKLYLNSNKIKTINQDDFNELPNVEVLDLSGNCPRCYNAPYPCEPCSGDSAIQIHPLAFQHLKNLQNLNLSSTSLISLPASWFYNTTQLKVLHLEFNYLIKEIASGDFLLQLPSLEVLDLSFNYARKSYPRYINISDKFSNLVSLQQLHLRGYVFKELKSKHLRPLMNLTKLYTLNLGVNFIKQIDLSVFQLFANLTTISLSDNRISPILEGSNNSVIRGESVQNHVIRSRSTDTDLEPSVNSMLPAEGQSSSSVYNPIFPLIKPQCSMYGKSLDLSLNSIFFIDQQQFKGFHAIACLNLSSNGIGQALNGTEFIFLPNLKYLDLSFNKLDLAYHYAFYELPKLEVLDLSYNIHYFIVSGITHRLGFTENLPYLKVLNLSYNAIFTLTEPNLTSSSLKELVFKGNRLDILWKNGDNRYINIFKNLFNLTHLDISHNRLNEIPTKAFRSLPQSLIELHITNNELKNFDWPALQQFQNLTVLDLSSNELSFVTDNLANCTASLQRLVLRQNKISQLADGFFNKARSLLHLDLSYNELRSINQSIRQYDNLIYLELLDLKGNPFECTCATVDFKNWINHYVNVSIPRLATDVTCATPGDQRGKSIISLDIYACTLDNVAAICFSVSFFIILTIMTTAITKHLFYWDAWYIYYFCTAKLKGYKSLGMTKALYDAYIAYDTKDMTVTDWVINELRFRLEENGDKHILLCLEERDWEPGKAVIDNLAQSIHHSRKTVFVLTERYVKNGNFKTAFYIALQRLMDENADVIVFILLEPVLQHSQYLRLRRRICKSSVLDWPKNPHAEGLFWQNLKSVVLTENYKRYNALYTDSIK, translated from the coding sequence ATGAATCCCACAATCTCAAATCTGATATGGCTACTTCTTCTGGCTTATGGTACTTCAGAAATTCTTGCTGAGACCAAGTATCCTAGAACCCTGCCATGTGATGTCAGCGTGAATAACTCCTCCGTCATATTTGACTGCAGTGCCCGCCAACTGAGAAGTGTGCCTGCTGCAATGCATGGTAATGTAACAGAATTAAAGCTCTCAGACAACCTTATAAAGGAGGTGTTTAAAGAAGCTTTTCAGGGCCTGAATAATCTGATGAAAATAGATCTAAACAGGAATCAGTACTCTAAGGCAGAGGAAGAGGCTCATGATTTGTGTAAAAAAGGAATGGTAATTGAAAACGGAGCTTTTGCTAACTTAACAAAGCTAAGGGAACTACTAGCTGATGAAAACCACCTATGTAAAATACCAGTTGGGATGCCATTGTCCTTAACCTCACTGAGTTTGAGGTATAACAACATGCTTTCTGTCTGTCGGCAACATTTTTCAGAACTCACACAACTGAAAGAACTCTATATGGATGGAAATTGTTATTATGGCAATCCCTGTGAAAAACCTTTCCTCGCAGACAATGGGGCTTTCTCAGACCTCACTATTTTGACAATCCTGTCACTCGCCTTCAACAACCTGACCCGAGTTCCAAGCAAACTGCCTTCGTCTCTAAGGAAACTTTACCTCAACAGCAACAAGATCAAAACCATCAACCAAGATGATTTTAATGAACTGCCTAATGTAGAAGTCCTTGACTTAAGTGGAAACTGTCCAAGGTGCTACAATGCCCCCTACCCATGTGAACCTTGCAGTGGGGACTCCGCCATCCAAATACATCCTCTTGCTTTCCAGCATCTgaaaaatttgcagaatttaaaCCTCTCCAGCACCTCTCTCATTAGCTTACCTGCCAGCTGGTTTTATAACACAACTCAGTTAAAGGTGCTGCATCTTGAATTTAACTACTTAATAAAGGAAATAGCCTCTGGAGATTTCTTACTCCAGCTGCCTTCTTTGGAGGTGCTTGATTTATCTTTTAACTATGCAAGAAAATCATACCCAAGGTATATAAATATTTCAGATAAGTTCTCCAACCTGGTCTCTCTCCAGCAACTGCACTTAAGAGGTTACGTGTTCAAGGAACTTAAGAGCAAACACCTTCGGCCTCTCATGAATCTTACTAAACTATACACCCTCAATTTAGGAGTCAACTTTATCAAGCAAATTGATCTCAGTGTGTTTCAGCTCTTTGCTAATCTGACTACAATTTCTTTGTCTGACAACAGGATATCACCCATATTAGAGGGCAGCAATAACAGTGTTATTAGAGGAGAATCGGTCCAAAATCATGTAATTCGAAGTCGTTCAACAGATACTGATCTTGAGCCATCAGTAAATAGTATGCTACCGGCAGAAGGCCAATCCAGTAGCAGTGTGTATAATCCCATTTTTCCTTTAATCAAACCTCAATGCAGCATGTATGGTAAATCCTTAGATCTAAGCTTAAACAGTATTTTCTTCATTGACCAACAGCAATTTAAAGGTTTCCATGCTATAGCCTGTTTGAATTTGTCTTCAAATGGCATTGGACAAGCTTTGAATGGCACTGAATTTATCTTTCTACCTAATCTCAAATATTTAGATCTGTCTTTTAATAAACTTGATTTGGCTTATCACTATGCATTTTATGAACTGCCTAAGCTAGAGGTATTGGACCTCAGCTACAACATACACTATTTTATTGTGTCAGGGATAACACACAGATTGGGATTTACTGAAAATCTTCCATATCTAAAAGTTTTAAACTTAAGTTACAATGCAATTTTTACACTCACAGAGCCTAATCTAACTAGCAGCTCCCTGAAAGAATTAGTGTTCAAAGGAAACCGCCTTGATATTTTATggaaaaatggagataatagatacataaatatttttaaaaacctcttcaATCTGACTCATCTCGACATATCCCACAACAGACTTAATGAAATTCCTACCAAGGCATTTCGTAGCCTGCCACAAAGTCTAATTGAGCTACATATAACCAACAATGAATTAAAGAACTTTGATTGGCCGGCCCTGCAACAATTTCAGAACCTTACAGTATTGGATCTGAGCTCAAACGAACTGTCTTTTGTAACTGATAACCTTGCCAACTGCACAGCTTCCCTTCAGAGACTAGTGCTTCGACAAAACAAGATTTCTCAGCTTGCTGATGGATTTTTTAACAAAGCCCGCAGCCTCCTACATCTTGATTTAAGTTACAATGAGCTGCGTTCCATAAACCAGTCAATACGTCAGTATGATAACTTAATTTATTTAGAGCTTTTGGACTTAAAAGGAAACCCTTTCGAATGCACCTGTGCAACTGTTGATTTCAAAAACTGGATAAACCATTACGTTAATGTTAGTATCCCACGACTGGCAACAGATGTCACTTGTGCAACACCTGGAGATCAAAGAGGGAAGAGCATCATAAGTTTAGACATATATGCCTGTACTTTGGATAACGTTGCAGCAATATGCTTTTCTGTATCATTCTTCATTATTTTGACCATTATGACGACAGCTATCACAAAACACTTATTTTATTGGGATGCCTGGTATATTTACTATTTTTGTACGGCAAAACTAAAAGGATATAAATCTCTTGGCATGACCAAAGCTCTCTATGATGCTTACATAGCCTATGATACTAAGGATATGACAGTAACCGACTGGGTAATAAATGAGCTACGATTTCGTCTAGAGGAAAATGGAGACAAACACATTCTGCTTTGTTTGGAGGAAAGGGACTGGGAGCCGGGAAAGGCTGTCATTGACAACCTTGCACAGAGCATCCATCACAGCAGAAAGACGGTATTTGTTCTAACCGAAAGATATGTGAAAAACGGGAACTTTAAAACTGCTTTTTATATCGCTCTGCAGAGGCTAATGGATGAGAATGCAGATGTGATTGTGTTTATTCTACTGGAGCCGGTGCTACAGCATTCCCAGTACCTGAGGCTGAGAAGGAGGATCTGCAAGAGCTCAGTTCTTGACTGGCCTAAGAATCCGCACGCTGAAGGCCTTTTCTGGCAAAATCTAAAAAGTGTAGTGCTAACAGAAAATTATAAAAGATATAATGCATTGTACACAGATTCCATTAAATGA